In Camelina sativa cultivar DH55 chromosome 16, Cs, whole genome shotgun sequence, a single window of DNA contains:
- the LOC104753351 gene encoding putative B3 domain-containing protein At2g18810, protein MERVDDDQLKRLQGEKRSFDILSLAMERIMVKPFTYYGEKEESSTEADHASVKDSKREMERITMSSCSSGKRQKMIHGCEDHKQNPNHDACSTSLCHVESKRCGQVVTNKKDKIREPVEERGMTPEWLVKVMREENGTDVKMIKKKDLGKRWGLNLRRWDMGSNSNYVLASGWNKVAAENELEIGQTLRIWSFRTLGNKVVAGADRTPDKLFIAFAPLDPAPAPDLVRVPAPSSPPAQAEAQEESDRVFPVPYNNWEDLNILAEVCERTTHLEALQEADRRSSLVPVTKLDLELRL, encoded by the exons ATGgagagagttgatgatgatcaaCTCAAGCGTTTGCAGGGAGAGAAGAGGTCGTTTGATATTCTATCTCTAGCCATGGAGAGAATAATGGTTAAACCTTTTACCTATTATggggaaaaagaagaatcaTCCACCGAAGCTGATCATGCTAGTGTGAAGGATAGCAAGAGAGAGATGGAAAGGATAACGATGAGCTCCTGCAGCTCAGGCAAACGACAGAAGATGATTCATGGGTGCGAAGACcataaacaaaaccctaatcatgaTGCTTGTTCTACAAGTTTGTGCCATGTAGAGTCCAAGAGGTGTGGACAAGTGGTTACCAACAAAAAGGATAAAATAAGAGAGCCCGTTGAAGAGAGGGGGATGACACCTGAATGGCTGGTTAAAGTGATGAGAGAAGAGAATGGTACGGACGTGAAGATGATAAAGAAGAAGGACCTT GGTAAAAGATGGGGGCTTAACCTCAGGAGATGGGATATGGGGTCCAATTCCAACTACGTCTTGGCTTCAGGGTGGAACAAGGTCGCCGCCGAAAACGAGCTAGAGATAGGCCAGACGCTTCGGATTTGGTCCTTCCGCACCTTGGGGAACAAGGTTGTCGCCGGTGCGGACCGTACCCCAGACAAGCTCTTTATTGCTTTCGCTCCTCTGGATCCAGCTCCTGCTCCGGATCTGGTTAGGGTCCCAGCTCCATCTTCACCTCCGGCTCAAGCTGAGGCTCAAGAAGAGAGTGACAGAGTATTTCCAGTTCCATATAATAACTGGGAGGACCTAAATATATTGGCTGAAGTGTGCGAGAGGACGACTCATCTCGAGGCTTTACAAGAGGCAGATAGGAGGAGCTCACTGGTCCCCGTCACAAAGCTTGACCTCGAGCTCCGGTTGTAA
- the LOC104749696 gene encoding transcription factor bHLH113-like — translation MEYSRDSAGMMMENKRNVCSLEENSIKRHKSGLSLSSKERKDKLGERITALQQLVSPYGKTDTASVLLEGMQYIQFLQEQVKVLSAPYLQATPTNTQEELEEYSLRSRGLCLVPLEYTSGVAQTNGADIWAPVKKTPTSSTHAFNLSSSNSPFR, via the exons ATGGAATACTCTAGAGACTCGGCAGGGATGATGATGGAGAACAAGCGCAATGTATGCTCTCTTGAAGAAAACAGCATCAAACGCCACAAGTCCGGTCTCTCTTTGTCTTCCAAG GAGAGGAAGGACAAGTTGGGAGAACGTATTACAGCTCTTCAGCAACTAGTTTCCCCTTACGGAAAG ACCGACACCGCATCAGTTCTTCTAGAGGGAATGCAATACATTCAGTTTCTTCAAGAACAAGTCAAG GTTCTAAGCGCTCCATATCTGCAAGCAACACCCACTAATACACAG GAGGAGCTGGAAGAGTACAGCCTAAGAAGCAGAGGGTTATGTCTTGTTCCATTGGAGTATACATCAGGGGTTGCTCAAACCAATGGTGCTGATATATGGGCTCCTGTGAAGAAGACTCCAACATCGTCTACTCATGCTTTCAATCTCTCGTCTTCCAATTCTCCCTTTCGATGA
- the LOC104749700 gene encoding uncharacterized protein LOC104749700, which translates to MAGVMQKFLIASMFMWILPIAILYGFNNDLLPGSTTLTPHSLTLLSGFLAVVSVNVVIVFYICLALKEPTDKHKPDASFVAEAKDSVKKLTAGVTSTDPALKKEE; encoded by the exons ATGGCTGGGGTTATGCAGAAGTTCCTTATTGCGTCCATGTTCATGTGGATTCTACCTATTGCGATACTATATGGATTCAACAATGATTTGCTTCCTG GTTCAACAACATTGACTCCACATTCTCTTACACTACTTAGTGGATTTCTTGCGGTGGTATCAGTCAATGTAGTGATTGTTTTTTACATCTGTCTGGCCTTGAAAGAACCTACGGATAAACACAAGCCAGACGCTTCCTTTGTGGCAGAGGCCAAAGATAGTGTAAAGAAATTGACAGCAGGAGTCACAAGTACAGACCCTGCGCTTAAGAAAGAAGAGTGA
- the LOC104749697 gene encoding protein FAM136A, whose translation MDHIAAAEEQIVTERLTRKLEEVNAAAQTQLSPIQDHINFTLQQAYFKCAYECFDRRRKQEEISNCVEHCSVPVVKSQQHFENEMAQFQERLNRSLMVCQDKFETTKLQKIRPEAVSEMESCVLKSIEENLNTLPHIVQRMKTAFNMT comes from the exons ATGGATCACATAGCTGCGGCGGAGGAGCAAATCGTAACGGAGAGACTAACCAGAAAACTTGAAGAAGTTAACGCAGCTGCTCAGACTCAGCTTTCTCCTATCCAAGATCACATCAATTTCACCCTccaa CAAGCTTATTTCAAATGTGCATATGAGTGCtttgacagaagaagaaagcaagaagAGATAAGTAACTGCGTCGAGCACTGCAGCGTTCCCGTTGTCAAATCTCAACAGCATTTCGAAAACGAAATGGCTCAGTTTCAG GAAAGACTGAACAGATCACTGATGGTGTGTCAAGACAAATTTGAGACTACAAAGCTCCAGAAGATCAGGCCTGAAGCTGTTAGCGAGATGGAGAGTTGCGTCCTCAAATCCATTGAGGAAAATCTCAATACATTACCGCATATTGTGCAGAGAATGAAGACAGCATTTAACATGACTTAA